Below is a window of Veillonella rodentium DNA.
CCGCCTTTGCCGGATACGACACCGATGATTTCGCCCATATTATTCCTTTCTTGGTTGTATAGTATTTACCGTGTTTGAACGGTTCTGTTCTTGAGACGTATTTTTCTTATTCCCATCATTAGATGTATTATTCAAATTTACATGAAAGTATGCCGCCAGTATATCGCGCACGATAGGCCCTGCAGAACCGGCACCGAAACTGCCTTGCTCAACAAGAGCCACCACGACGATACGCGGCTTATCATATGGTGCATAAGCGACAAACCAGCCATGGTCTCGACCATGAGCATTTTCCGCCGTCCCCGTTTTGCCCGCTACGTCCACAGGAAAACCTTTAAATAAGGCACCCGCCGTACCGCCTTCAGTCGTAACATCCCGAAGGCCTTCGCGGATGAGATCCATAACATTTTTCTGAATCGGTAATACGCCCAATTTCTCCGGTCCGAAAACCTCCTTCGGCGTACCGTCCGAATTATCGATACGACTCACCACATACGGCCGATAGCGAATGCCGCCGTTTGCGACCTCGCTCATAACTACCGCCATCTGTAACGGAGTTACCAAGGTAAACGATTGTCCGATAGCAGCGTCGAAGGTTTCCCCCAAGTACCAGTCCTGGTCAAATACCTTCCGCTTATATTCCGGATTAGCCATATTACCGGCCGCTTCACCGACCAGATTAATGCCCGTTTTCTCACCTAAGCCGAAATAACGGGCATATTTATCAAGATTTTCAATACCGACGCGGTTGCCCATTTCATAGAAATACACATTATCCGATTTTGCAAGGGCATTATTAAAGTTCAGCCACCCCAGAGCCTCGCCTTCCGCATTGCGCTTATCGATGAGCCAATGGCGCCCGCTGTCAAAAATCATCTCATCCGGTGTAACCTTCTTCAGATCCAATGCGGCCGCACCCGTAATGATTTTGAAAGGAGACCCCGGCGGATATTCTCCGGATATAACCTTATTATCAAAAGGATGTTTCTTATCATTATTCAACTGATTCCATTGAGCGGATGTAATCCCTTTCGCAAACCAGTTCGGATTAAATTCCGGATTGCTTACCATAGCCAGTACGGCGCCCGTATTGGGGTCTAAGGCAACTACAGCAGCCCCCTGGGCCGGAATTCCCTGCGCCTGCAACTGTGCCAACTGGTTGGTTACGGCTTCCTCAGCGGCCTTCTGCAGATTCACATCAATAGTAAGGTGAATATTCGAGCCCGGTACAGTATGCTTCCGATCGACCTCTGCAACAGGCCGACCTGTCGCATCGACCTCCAGCTGCTTTCCGCCATCGGTCCCGCGAAGAATGTTATCATACAGTTTTTCCAAACCCGAACGGCCCAAAATGGTACCGCTCGTAACGGAAGAATTCGGATCTTTAGCCTTCAATTCATCCAGTTCCTCTTCGCTGACCTCACCTACATAACCGAACAGCTGAGCCGCCATCGTTTCATACGGATAATAGCGAAGCGGCTCTACATCAATGGTAACGCCCGGCAGTTCATGACGATGCTCTTCGATGGTGGTAACCACATCCATAGATATGTCGCTGGCGATTCTGATCGGTTCGTAACCGGATTTATGATCATTGACCTTCTTCTTGATCTCCTCAGGATTTTTATTGAGTAAAGCGGCTAATCTCGCCACTTCTCCATCATCAAGGGCCTTACCTGTGGGCATGATGGATATGGTATAGGCCGGTCTTGATCCGACAAGAATCTGACCGTTTCGATCATACATCAAGCCCCGTGCGGCAGTCATGGGCACCATACGAAGCCTGTTGCCTTCCGCCTTAGCCTGATAATAGCCGCCCTCCAAAATCTGTAAATCCAGCAGTCGTAGCCCCAATATGATAAATATACCGGTTATGATATAAAAGAGTACATCAAAGCGACTCGTTTTTTTCCGTTTATAGAGGCCTTCAAGCACTCTTTCACCCCCTCATCACCAAATATAATCCTGCTGTTCCTCCTTAGGCCGCAAAAAAGCGTGCAAAGCGGCCGCCATCAAAGCATTCCAAGGAAGAGTCGGAATGATCATATGCCACAAATATGACCAGAAATAAATGTCTCCGCCGCTGCCCCAAATCATAAAAAACCGAATCAGACCATCCAGGATTGTACAGATAGCTACAATACAGCTGGACCAGTACCAACGCTCTTCATACAGGCGATGCTTCACAAAAGACAATATATACACGACGATGACATAGGGAAATAAATGAAGTCCAAAAAAATTGGAAATCAGCACATCATGTACCACCCCGCCGATAACAGCGGATACAATCCCCATGTGTCGTCCTTTAAAAAGCGTAATCATAACGACGGTCGTCAAAATGAGATTCGGAAGCCAGTTCGTATGAAATATAGCCGGCAACAGCTGAGCCTGAATAAAATAAATTAAAAATCCACTTAACAGTAAGGCTAACCGGATCATGGTTTAATAGCCCCCTTTGCCCCTTCCACCTGATCACGCTGGGTCTGAGGCACTAATTTAGTTTCTAACCCCGGCTTGGTAGGTGCGCTCACAGATGACGAGGTAATGATGAATACTTCCTCTAAACGATGAAAATCCACGCTCGGATTTATGACCGCATTTTTAACAAATCCTTCCGAATCGTTTTCTATGGACATCACATTTCCTACCGGCAATCCTTTCGGATAAATGCCGCCATAACCGGAGGTAACAAGCTTATCACCTACCAGCACGTCTCCGTCGCGCGCAATATTGACCATCGTCGGCGTTCCCGGTGCATTACCGTTGCCTTTTACAACGCCCGACAATCGAGACTCCGGCCTCTGTACGAGAATACCGATGGCACTGCGCGGATCCAAAATCGTCTGAACTCGTGCCGAATGAGGATAGACATCGGTAATGAACCCTACGACACCGCTCGGTACAACAACGGCCATATTCACATCTATACCGTCCTCACTGCCCTTATCGATGGTGAAAGTATTGGTCCACGTGCCATAATCCTTCGTAATGATACCCGCCAAAGTCATGGTGAATTCGGAATGACTGCTTTTATAATCAAGCAACTGTCGAAGGCGGATATTTTCCGCGACCACTTCATCGTAATTGACCACCTTTTGCTCTAAAGCGGCCTTACGCGCGACCTCCTCTTCACTTTCAGAGGTTGAATGTATAGCATCATCGATAACCGTAATACCTGTCTGTATGCCCGCCAGCATTCGAGCAGAACCATACGCAAACGGAGTGGTAATCCCCTCCAAGGTAACGGTTACAAAAGGAATACTGGTTCGCTGTTTCCATGCAAATCCCAATAAAGCCAAGAGAATACAGCTGATAACTACGACGATAATTAACTTGCGATCCGACTGTATCATACTAGTCCCGGCCCTTTCTATTTTTTGAATTTACAATAAAACGCGACACGCCCACTAAATCTGCTGTGGCGCCGTGCAATCCAGTAACAACCTTTTCTTCCGGTAATTCCGGCACATGAACGGGCACGCCCAATTCCGTTCCGATTCGTTGTGAAAGCCCTTCCAGCAGTGCGGTTCCTCCGGTAAGCCAAATTCCATATTGCATGATATCCGCTACGATTTCAGGCGCCGCCTGACGGATAATCTGCTTGATTTCATCTAAAAGCCCTTGCAAGGAATCATCGATAACCTGATACACCTCAGATTGATGAATCACACAACGACGGCCCAAGCCGTTCATCATGTCACGGCCCTGAAAGACATATTCCGAATCCTCCAGCGGCGCAATAGCCGTCCCGATAGAATGTTTAAGATCCATAATGGTTTCATCCGATACCATGACGCCAAAGCACTGACGGATATATCGCAACAATGCTGTATTGATATCTGAACCGCCGAAGCGAATCGTCTTGCTGCTCACGATGCCCCCCAGCGACATGATGCCGATATCCGTGGTGCCGCCGCCGATATCTATCACCATGGAGCCGCGAGCGTCAAAAATCGGCAATCCGCAACCGATAGCGGCCGCTACAGGACGTTCAATGAGAAACACCTCTCGCGCCCCTGCTTGCATAACCGCATCCATCATGGCCCGTTGCTCTACGTCCGTCATGCCGCACGGTACACCGACGAGAACACGGGACAAGCGCAACGTGTTGGAAACTTTATGGAGAAAGTACTTTAACATCGTATGCATAACACGATAATCGACGATAAAGCCGTCTTTCAGAGGCGTCAACGGTCTCCACATATCGGGCATACGTCGCACGATACGGTCCGCCTCATCCCCGACAGCTACGATTTTCTGCTGTTTTGCATCTGTAGCCACAATGGAAGGCTCACTGATGACAGACTCACGGGTTCCGCCCATTAAACGCGTCTGGATGCTACCTATATCTATACTTACGTCTCTTCCCAGAGAAGGTAAAATGGAACTCATAATGCTTATTCTCCTTCATTACATCATCATTCCATTTTACCATATCAACAGCAGATTAGGGAAACACAAAACACCTACACGGATGTGCAGGCGCCCTGAAAACATAACTTATCCTAGCTGAGTTTACCGATTTCGCTGAGGCTCGTAAATTCATTATCTCCGATGACAATATGATCCAGTACGGGAATCCCCATAAATTGACCGGCGCTGATAAATAATTTCGTCAGCCGTATATCATCATCGCTGGGCCGACTGTCGCCGGACGGGTGATTGTGAATTAAAATAATCGCCGCCGCATTACAGGCAATTGCCTTACGGAATACGGTTCGCTGTTCTACAAGACTCGACGCCAGGCCTCCGTTAGAAATCCGCTCAAGCTGAATGAGTTTATTGCGCGACGTCAACATAGCAGCCCACACATGTTCCTCCTCCTCATGCCGAAGGCGTTCCATCACATATTGAGCAATGACGAAGGGCTGAGAAAAATCTTCGTACGTAGCCTTGATTTTCAATTCACCTAACCGCCGTCCCAGTTCCACTGCGGCACAAATGGTGACGGCCTTATCCGCTCCGATGCCTTTAATCTTCATCAGATTCTTTACGGTCATGCGGTTCAATCCGTAAATACCGTCATCAAAGGACTCCACAATATCGTGAGCCAATGTAAGAGCCGACTGCCCTTTCACGCCGGACCGCAATAAAATAGCTAATAATTCCTCAATATCCATATGAGACGGTCCAAGAGTCAAAAACTTTTCTCGAGGCCGTTGAAAGGGTAACATATCCTTAACACTTACCGTTGGTACTTCCATAAACTCTCTCCATTCTCACAGATAATACCTACCTTATTTCGCGCCAAGCATCTCGCATAATACATCATATACCTGCTCTACAGGCAGACCGACTACATTCGTATATGAACCTTCAATCTTTTCCACCCACAGAGCGCCCTTCCCCTGAATGCCGTAGGCACCGGCCTTATCCATAGGCTCCCCACTGGCAATATAGGATTCAATTTCAAAAGGGGCTAGACTTTTAAAATACACCTTGGTCTCATTGTGAAAGATCCGTTCTTTTCCTTTCAACAGCAATGCCACACCGGTTATGACGGAGTGAACTCTCCCCGACAGGAGTTGCAACATGAGGCGCGCCTCATCCTCACTGTGAGGCTTGCCCAGTACATCGCCATCGAGAACGACAATTGTGTCCGCTCCGAGCACGAAACCGTCACCGGGAACACCGACTGCACAACGGGCCTTGCCAAGGGCCTGCGCTTTTACCATCTCGGTGGGATTCTCATAGCCCTCATTAGGTTCCTCATAAGTACTGGATACCACAATGTGATCGATACCGACCTGCGTCAACAATTCCGTTCTTCGCGGCGATCGGCTCGCTAAATATAATTCTGCCATACAGACCTCTCTATAACACTGTTTTAATTACTCTTCAGGTGCGATTAATTTTTTATAATATTCCTGTACGTCTTCGCCATGCTTAACCGCATCAGCCCGTACAGTCGCATAAAAAACAACATCCTCCTGCGGCACCCGCACTCGACCGTCCACATATTCGCTTAATATCTCAAAAAATCGGTCATCCGCCTTGAGCAGAAGCCGTCCATATTGTACCTTTTTACCATTTACGATAGAGTACACCAATGACCAGATCGGGCGAGGATCCGAAGTGGAGCATTTTCTATATTTATAACGATACCTCAAGTTCGTCAATAACTCCCGTTCAAATTTGAACACGCCGTCAATCATATCGTACTCCACTTCAAAATGGCGTTTTCTGAAAATAGACGATTCATCTATAATCAGTTTGGAGTCCGTCAAAATATATGTATATCGGCTGACCGCCTGCTTTACCATAACGATAATGGCTGCAATTTCAATAAAATACTCCGCTATCAGAACCGTGTGCAAATTAATACTGCGATATGTAGTATATGCCATGGCACACACTAATAGAAAAACAAAAAATGTTACCAGTAACTCTGCACTTTTAGCACGCTGTGATCGCTCTTCATATAAAACTTTCATAGTTAACCCCTTATGTATAAATCAATATCGTCTGACTATAGATACTATTATAAGGTATTCTATGTATAAAAACTACAAAAAACCCGTCTATATCAAAGATATAAACGGGTTTTTATTGACACTAATAGTCACCTAGTTCAGATGCGAACTATATTATTTTTTCAATGCCGCCGTAATACGTTGAGTATCACGGGCAATCATGATTTCTTCGTTTGTAGGAATTACGAAAATTTTTACCTTCGAACCTTCAGCACTGATTTCCTGCTCTTTGCCGCGAACATTATTGCGTTCAGAATCAATACGAGTACCCAAGTATTCCAAACCGTTACAGATTGCATCGCGGTTACCAATACCGTTTTCACCGATACCTGCAGTAAAGATGATAGCATCTACACCGCCCATAACAGCAGCAAAGGCACCGATTACACGGCGAACTTTGTAATGGAACATGTTCAATGCCAATTGTGCACGTTTATTGCCGTTAGCAGCCGCTTCTTCGATAACGCGGAAGTCATTGGACACACCGGAAATCCCCAATACACCGGATTCTTTATTCATAACTCTATCGATTTCTTCATAGGTCATGCCTGTTTTTTCCATCAGGAACGGAACGATAGCAGGGTCAATATCACCTGTACGCGTACCCATGATTAAGCCGGACAGCGGAGTGAAGCCCATGGTAGTATCGATGGAACGGCCGCCTTTAATAGCAGCCACGGAGGAACCGTTACCCAAGTGACATGTGATGATACGAAGATCAGTCATATGTTTGCCCATTAATTCCGCACAACGTTGTGCCACATATTTATGGGATGTACCGTGGAAGCCGTAACGACGAATACCGTAATCTTCATAATAAGAGTAAGGAAGCGCATACATATATGCTTCTTTTGGCATCGTTTGATGGAATGCCGTATCGAATACAGCAACTTGAGGTACATTCGGCATGATCGCTTCACAAGCTTCAATACCTTGAATGTTTGGCGGGTTATGCAATGGTGCTAGAGAAGCACATTCTTCCAACGCTTCCATAACTGCCGGTGTAATCAATACGGAATCCGCAAATTTTTCACCGCCGTGTACTACACGGTGACCTACAGCATCGATTTCATCCATGGAAGAAATAACACCATATTCAGCATCAACTAAAATATCTAGCAAAATGCGAAGCGCTTCTTTATGGTTTAAAATCGGTTCAACGCGTTCCAATTTGTCGGCATTAGGACGTTTATGAGTAAAAATAGCGTCTTGATCGCCAATTTTTTCAAATAGACCCTTTGCCAATTCCGTTTCAGTGCTCATATCAAGTAATTGATACTTTAAAGAAGAACTACCGCAGTTAACTACTAATACGTTCATCGATTAACCCTCTTTCTGTTGCGTAACTTGAATCTTATCTTTAATTTCTTTGCTGATATCAGCCCCTACCTGATCCTGAGAAGGATACTGGTAGACAATATTCCACAATACGTCATGATCCATGAATACGTATTGAGAAAAACTAAATGTTTGTCCCTGTGCCGAGTAAGTAACATCCAGCTTCTTCGCTGTCGCACCTTCCAGCTGTACGGACTCTTCCTTGATTGTGGCGCCTAAATTAGCAAATTCCGTCTTGCTGCGGTTGATCTGTTCATCCACCGTAGGCAAAGGCTTATTCACACCGGCACGCAATGCTTCAACCTCTATGACCATATGTTCCGTTACGGAACCGTAAATATCGATAGGGTATCCATCATCAGTCATATTTTTTGTGCTTTTACCCATTTCATAAGGCAGAGCGATTGTAATCTCAGACTGACCTGCGCGGATAACTTGATGACCAAAACTATAAGTATCCATCACATTTGTGGAGCCACAGCCGGCCATCGCCAATAGCGCAGCACCCAATAAGGCACCCCGTAATGTACGTTTCCATTGTTCTTTCATCATATACCTCACATCAATTCAGCATTTACAGTTAATTATAGCCTATCGAACAAATAAAATCTATACTAAACTTGCAGATTCCTCTATTTACAGTACCTCTTCCCTTTGCTACACTAACACTAATGAAAGGAGTCCCTATGAATACGATCGGCATCATCTGCGAATATAATCCGTTTCACAATGGACATGCGCATCAACTGCATATACTGGCAAAACAGTCGCCGCAATCATTACGCATCTGTATCATGAGCGGTGCCTTTGTTCAACGCGGTGAACCGGCTCTATTTTCAAAATTCGACCGTGCCCGCTGGGCCGTTTGTAACGGCGCCGATGTTGTCATCGAACTCCCTGCCCTATTTTCTCTCGGCAGCGCACAATATTTTGCGACCGGTGCCATCCGCATGGTAAAAGCACTTGCTATCGATACTCTTTCATTCGGTACGGAAACGACGAATCGTGCCGCCTTTCAGGAGGCGGCACGATATATCGACTCCGAAAGCACACAAACAGCTCTGCACACCTATATGCAAGAGGGTTTATCCTACAGCTCGGCTCTGCGAAAAGCATTGATGCAATATCAAAATACATCTATCGACGATATAATCAGTTCACCCAATTCCGTATTAGGCCTTGAATATATACGTGCGGCGCTCACCTACCATAACGACCTTCAGTATCTTCCGATTTTACGAACCTCCGATCATCATGCAATATCGGTAAATCAAAACCTCCCGTCCGGAACGGCTTTACGACGAGCTGTTACCGAAGGCGAATCCATTACAAGTCACATACCGGCGACTATATCCGGCGATATACGGCAACAGATTCAACAAGGGCATTACGTAGACTATACACGTTACGAAGACATGCTCCATACATTGAGTCGCCGCATGACACCGGAAGCACTCTCCACCTTCGGCGACTTTAGCGAAGGCATTGAATTCCTCTGGTCCAGAGCAGCACTCCAACCGACGTGGAAAGAAAGTATCGATACAATAAAATCAAAACGCTATACCTATGCCCGTCTACAACGAATGGGTGCTTACCTTGCACTGGGGATAACTAAATCGTCACTTCATGAAAGCCATAAACAAGGCCCGCAATACGCCCGCCTATTAGCATTCAACGACAGAGGACGCCAATGGCTACAACAGGAATATAACATTCCCATTATTCAAAAATGGGCCAAAGCGCCCTCCCTACTTTCAGATTTCGGACGAACAATGCATCACATCGATACGATCGCGACAGACATACAGAGTCTATGTTTCCATAATCCGTCAATGCGTAAGGGGCATACGGACTACACGTACACACCACAATATATCCGATAAATAATATATACCCAATTATATGACTGTTAAATCAAAATAATACTAAATACAATTAACATTAAGAATTATTAATGGAAACTATTCTATTTAAAAGGGGTCACAATACAG
It encodes the following:
- the radC gene encoding RadC family protein, whose product is MEVPTVSVKDMLPFQRPREKFLTLGPSHMDIEELLAILLRSGVKGQSALTLAHDIVESFDDGIYGLNRMTVKNLMKIKGIGADKAVTICAAVELGRRLGELKIKATYEDFSQPFVIAQYVMERLRHEEEEHVWAAMLTSRNKLIQLERISNGGLASSLVEQRTVFRKAIACNAAAIILIHNHPSGDSRPSDDDIRLTKLFISAGQFMGIPVLDHIVIGDNEFTSLSEIGKLS
- the mreC gene encoding rod shape-determining protein MreC, whose product is MIQSDRKLIIVVVISCILLALLGFAWKQRTSIPFVTVTLEGITTPFAYGSARMLAGIQTGITVIDDAIHSTSESEEEVARKAALEQKVVNYDEVVAENIRLRQLLDYKSSHSEFTMTLAGIITKDYGTWTNTFTIDKGSEDGIDVNMAVVVPSGVVGFITDVYPHSARVQTILDPRSAIGILVQRPESRLSGVVKGNGNAPGTPTMVNIARDGDVLVGDKLVTSGYGGIYPKGLPVGNVMSIENDSEGFVKNAVINPSVDFHRLEEVFIITSSSVSAPTKPGLETKLVPQTQRDQVEGAKGAIKP
- the mreD gene encoding rod shape-determining protein MreD encodes the protein MIRLALLLSGFLIYFIQAQLLPAIFHTNWLPNLILTTVVMITLFKGRHMGIVSAVIGGVVHDVLISNFFGLHLFPYVIVVYILSFVKHRLYEERWYWSSCIVAICTILDGLIRFFMIWGSGGDIYFWSYLWHMIIPTLPWNALMAAALHAFLRPKEEQQDYIW
- a CDS encoding rod shape-determining protein, giving the protein MSSILPSLGRDVSIDIGSIQTRLMGGTRESVISEPSIVATDAKQQKIVAVGDEADRIVRRMPDMWRPLTPLKDGFIVDYRVMHTMLKYFLHKVSNTLRLSRVLVGVPCGMTDVEQRAMMDAVMQAGAREVFLIERPVAAAIGCGLPIFDARGSMVIDIGGGTTDIGIMSLGGIVSSKTIRFGGSDINTALLRYIRQCFGVMVSDETIMDLKHSIGTAIAPLEDSEYVFQGRDMMNGLGRRCVIHQSEVYQVIDDSLQGLLDEIKQIIRQAAPEIVADIMQYGIWLTGGTALLEGLSQRIGTELGVPVHVPELPEEKVVTGLHGATADLVGVSRFIVNSKNRKGRD
- the mrdA gene encoding penicillin-binding protein 2, with the translated sequence MLEGLYKRKKTSRFDVLFYIITGIFIILGLRLLDLQILEGGYYQAKAEGNRLRMVPMTAARGLMYDRNGQILVGSRPAYTISIMPTGKALDDGEVARLAALLNKNPEEIKKKVNDHKSGYEPIRIASDISMDVVTTIEEHRHELPGVTIDVEPLRYYPYETMAAQLFGYVGEVSEEELDELKAKDPNSSVTSGTILGRSGLEKLYDNILRGTDGGKQLEVDATGRPVAEVDRKHTVPGSNIHLTIDVNLQKAAEEAVTNQLAQLQAQGIPAQGAAVVALDPNTGAVLAMVSNPEFNPNWFAKGITSAQWNQLNNDKKHPFDNKVISGEYPPGSPFKIITGAAALDLKKVTPDEMIFDSGRHWLIDKRNAEGEALGWLNFNNALAKSDNVYFYEMGNRVGIENLDKYARYFGLGEKTGINLVGEAAGNMANPEYKRKVFDQDWYLGETFDAAIGQSFTLVTPLQMAVVMSEVANGGIRYRPYVVSRIDNSDGTPKEVFGPEKLGVLPIQKNVMDLIREGLRDVTTEGGTAGALFKGFPVDVAGKTGTAENAHGRDHGWFVAYAPYDKPRIVVVALVEQGSFGAGSAGPIVRDILAAYFHVNLNNTSNDGNKKNTSQEQNRSNTVNTIQPRKE
- a CDS encoding Maf family protein, with product MAELYLASRSPRRTELLTQVGIDHIVVSSTYEEPNEGYENPTEMVKAQALGKARCAVGVPGDGFVLGADTIVVLDGDVLGKPHSEDEARLMLQLLSGRVHSVITGVALLLKGKERIFHNETKVYFKSLAPFEIESYIASGEPMDKAGAYGIQGKGALWVEKIEGSYTNVVGLPVEQVYDVLCEMLGAK
- a CDS encoding acetate/propionate family kinase codes for the protein MNVLVVNCGSSSLKYQLLDMSTETELAKGLFEKIGDQDAIFTHKRPNADKLERVEPILNHKEALRILLDILVDAEYGVISSMDEIDAVGHRVVHGGEKFADSVLITPAVMEALEECASLAPLHNPPNIQGIEACEAIMPNVPQVAVFDTAFHQTMPKEAYMYALPYSYYEDYGIRRYGFHGTSHKYVAQRCAELMGKHMTDLRIITCHLGNGSSVAAIKGGRSIDTTMGFTPLSGLIMGTRTGDIDPAIVPFLMEKTGMTYEEIDRVMNKESGVLGISGVSNDFRVIEEAAANGNKRAQLALNMFHYKVRRVIGAFAAVMGGVDAIIFTAGIGENGIGNRDAICNGLEYLGTRIDSERNNVRGKEQEISAEGSKVKIFVIPTNEEIMIARDTQRITAALKK
- a CDS encoding tRNA(Met) cytidine acetate ligase; translation: MNTIGIICEYNPFHNGHAHQLHILAKQSPQSLRICIMSGAFVQRGEPALFSKFDRARWAVCNGADVVIELPALFSLGSAQYFATGAIRMVKALAIDTLSFGTETTNRAAFQEAARYIDSESTQTALHTYMQEGLSYSSALRKALMQYQNTSIDDIISSPNSVLGLEYIRAALTYHNDLQYLPILRTSDHHAISVNQNLPSGTALRRAVTEGESITSHIPATISGDIRQQIQQGHYVDYTRYEDMLHTLSRRMTPEALSTFGDFSEGIEFLWSRAALQPTWKESIDTIKSKRYTYARLQRMGAYLALGITKSSLHESHKQGPQYARLLAFNDRGRQWLQQEYNIPIIQKWAKAPSLLSDFGRTMHHIDTIATDIQSLCFHNPSMRKGHTDYTYTPQYIR